A section of the Thermus antranikianii DSM 12462 genome encodes:
- the rpsI gene encoding 30S ribosomal protein S9 has protein sequence MEQYYGTGRRKEAVARVFLRPGSGKITVNGQDFQEYFQGLVRAVAALEPLRVVDALGRFDAYITVKGGGKSGQIDAIRLGVARALLQYNPDYRAKLKPLGFLTRDARVVERKKYGKHKARRAPQYSKR, from the coding sequence ATGGAGCAGTACTACGGCACCGGTAGGCGCAAGGAAGCGGTGGCCCGGGTCTTTTTAAGGCCCGGAAGCGGTAAGATCACCGTGAACGGCCAGGACTTCCAGGAGTACTTCCAGGGTTTGGTGCGGGCGGTGGCGGCCCTCGAGCCCCTGAGGGTTGTAGACGCCCTGGGGCGCTTTGACGCCTACATCACCGTGAAGGGGGGTGGCAAGAGCGGCCAAATCGACGCCATTAGGCTGGGGGTGGCCCGGGCCCTTCTCCAGTACAACCCCGACTACCGCGCCAAGCTGAAGCCCCTGGGCTTCCTCACCCGGGACGCGCGGGTGGTGGAGCGGAAGAAGTACGGCA